The following proteins come from a genomic window of Aquimarina sp. MAR_2010_214:
- a CDS encoding F0F1 ATP synthase subunit epsilon, whose amino-acid sequence MYLEIVTPEAILFSGEVASVAVPGIDGEFQMLDNHAPIVSLLGKGDVKVYGEMNLEEEVADKFTKGENGATLLSIASGTIEMKDNKVIVLAD is encoded by the coding sequence ATGTATTTAGAAATAGTAACTCCAGAAGCAATATTATTTAGTGGTGAAGTAGCTTCGGTTGCCGTACCAGGGATAGATGGAGAGTTTCAGATGTTAGATAATCACGCACCTATTGTTTCTTTATTAGGAAAAGGAGACGTAAAAGTGTATGGTGAGATGAATCTAGAAGAAGAAGTTGCTGATAAATTCACAAAAGGTGAAAATGGAGCAACACTACTTTCTATTGCCTCAGGAACTATCGAAATGAAAGATAATAAGGTTATTGTACTTGCAGATTAG
- a CDS encoding S9 family peptidase, translated as MIQRLVTFVAILITSLISAQKKTLTHADYDLWKNITDVKISDKGKLIVSTIETNTKRGDGYVEIYNTQNKTKFKYPNGYDTSISFNENYVIFKKRPNYQLTRKEKKEEVKKENRTKDALFIYDVKNNTIYDSILRVKKYKIPKKQEGWLVIENFKKEKKEEKGKKKTLSEQKTDSIDKNAPMAFKQNYALVYNLKTKQKDTIHQIKDFVLPEKAKTFYYTLKNKKDKQKDIGVYEYNLASGVKIAIDTTKYIYDKLAVYKDGNQFAYLSAVDSTAIDSLKYELYYYKNKKLQKLVNTPDKNLRENWELSKDQTPFFADNGDRLYFYSKPKAVYSKDTTLLKDEIPQVDVWNWQDKLIQPEQKSKLEKLNKKAFVSYYNTVSNQYVHIQDSTIEDLSFDRKKEQQFILGSVAAPYEIERSWDYPWAKDFYAIDTYTGHKHLILKNKGLKPVLSPDGQYALYYDMKEKHWFSVHLSTVKKVNLTKNLDIAFYDEDDDHPSLPSPYGFGGFDSKGNALIYDKFDIWRVSLSGKEKPINLTQNGRKNNVEYRTKMLDPEQKNKATYCNKELLIISFDKVTKISGVYTLRKGKLIEKIRPSEFRINSYQKAKNAEVYSYRKQNFTTFPDLYVTTNTFQNSDRITAINPHQKDFKWGTAELFSWKTYDGKKLEGIIYKPEDFDPSRQYPLITYFYEKRSDSYRNYHIPKPSASIVNPSYLVSNDYIMFIPDIVYDEGKPGASAYNCIVSGVEALGELGYIDRDNIGIQGQSWGGYQVAYLVTVTNKFKAAMAGAPVSNMTSAYGGIRWKSGLSRAFQYERTQSRLGKNLWDGFDLYIENSPLFGIPKIETPLLMMHNDNDGAVPYYQGIEMFMGMRRLQKPVWLLVYNEEAHNLKKVKNKQDLSIRMMQFFDYYLKGEPAPVWMTKGVPRVQKGKDLGYGLENTRSSSTMPSPNE; from the coding sequence ATGATTCAAAGACTAGTCACCTTTGTAGCTATACTAATTACCTCATTGATTTCTGCTCAGAAAAAAACATTGACTCATGCTGACTACGATTTATGGAAAAATATTACTGATGTAAAAATCTCTGATAAAGGAAAGCTAATCGTATCTACTATAGAAACCAATACTAAAAGAGGAGATGGTTATGTAGAGATATATAATACTCAAAACAAAACTAAATTTAAATACCCTAATGGGTATGATACTTCAATATCTTTTAATGAAAATTATGTTATTTTTAAAAAGAGACCTAATTATCAACTCACCAGAAAAGAAAAAAAGGAAGAAGTAAAAAAGGAAAATAGAACTAAAGATGCTTTGTTTATCTATGATGTAAAAAACAATACGATTTATGATTCTATTTTAAGAGTGAAAAAATATAAAATACCAAAAAAACAAGAAGGCTGGCTGGTTATTGAAAATTTTAAAAAAGAAAAAAAGGAAGAAAAAGGAAAGAAAAAGACGCTTTCTGAGCAAAAAACCGATAGTATAGACAAAAATGCTCCAATGGCGTTTAAACAGAATTATGCTTTGGTTTACAATTTAAAAACAAAGCAAAAAGATACCATACATCAAATAAAAGATTTTGTCTTACCAGAAAAAGCAAAAACATTTTATTATACTTTAAAAAATAAAAAGGATAAACAAAAAGATATTGGAGTTTATGAGTATAACTTGGCGTCTGGAGTAAAAATTGCTATTGATACTACAAAATATATTTATGATAAACTGGCAGTATATAAAGATGGAAATCAATTTGCTTATCTATCTGCAGTTGATTCTACAGCAATAGACTCCCTAAAGTATGAATTGTATTATTATAAAAATAAGAAGCTACAAAAACTTGTAAACACACCAGATAAGAACCTTAGAGAAAACTGGGAATTGAGTAAAGATCAAACACCTTTTTTCGCTGATAATGGAGATAGGTTATATTTTTACTCAAAACCAAAAGCAGTATACTCAAAAGATACCACATTATTAAAAGATGAAATACCACAGGTCGATGTATGGAACTGGCAGGATAAACTAATTCAGCCAGAACAAAAATCAAAATTAGAAAAACTTAACAAAAAAGCATTTGTATCTTATTATAATACAGTGTCTAATCAGTATGTACATATTCAGGATAGTACTATTGAAGACTTGAGTTTTGATAGAAAAAAAGAGCAACAGTTTATATTGGGTTCTGTAGCTGCGCCATATGAAATCGAACGTTCCTGGGATTATCCATGGGCAAAAGATTTTTATGCCATCGACACCTATACTGGTCATAAGCATTTAATTTTGAAAAATAAAGGGTTAAAACCCGTTCTTTCTCCAGATGGGCAGTATGCTTTGTATTATGACATGAAGGAAAAGCATTGGTTCTCAGTTCATTTATCTACAGTAAAAAAAGTTAATCTTACCAAAAATTTAGATATAGCATTTTATGATGAGGATGATGATCACCCTTCATTACCTTCTCCTTATGGTTTTGGAGGTTTTGATTCGAAAGGAAATGCATTGATTTATGATAAATTTGATATTTGGCGAGTTTCTCTTTCTGGGAAAGAAAAACCAATAAATCTTACACAAAATGGAAGGAAAAACAATGTTGAGTATAGAACAAAAATGTTGGATCCTGAACAAAAAAATAAAGCAACATATTGTAATAAGGAATTATTGATTATCAGTTTTGATAAGGTGACAAAAATTTCTGGAGTATATACTTTAAGAAAAGGAAAATTGATAGAAAAAATCCGGCCTTCAGAATTTCGTATCAACTCCTATCAAAAAGCAAAGAATGCCGAGGTTTATAGCTATAGAAAACAAAACTTTACTACATTTCCTGACCTTTATGTAACAACGAATACATTTCAAAACTCAGATAGAATAACAGCAATAAATCCACATCAAAAAGATTTTAAATGGGGAACTGCAGAGTTATTCTCTTGGAAAACATATGATGGTAAAAAACTAGAGGGAATTATTTATAAACCGGAAGATTTTGACCCTTCCAGGCAATATCCTTTGATCACTTATTTTTATGAAAAACGATCTGATAGCTACCGTAATTATCATATACCTAAACCCAGTGCTTCTATTGTAAATCCTTCGTATTTGGTAAGTAATGATTATATCATGTTTATTCCTGATATTGTATACGATGAAGGTAAGCCTGGAGCCAGTGCATACAATTGTATAGTCTCGGGAGTAGAAGCTTTGGGAGAATTGGGATATATAGATAGAGATAATATAGGGATACAAGGACAAAGCTGGGGAGGATATCAGGTAGCATATCTGGTAACCGTTACTAATAAGTTTAAAGCAGCGATGGCTGGTGCTCCGGTAAGTAATATGACTTCTGCTTATGGTGGAATCAGATGGAAATCGGGATTGAGCAGAGCATTTCAATACGAAAGAACACAAAGCAGATTAGGAAAAAACCTATGGGATGGATTTGATCTATATATTGAAAATTCACCGCTTTTTGGTATCCCAAAAATAGAAACCCCATTACTAATGATGCATAACGATAATGATGGAGCAGTACCTTATTATCAAGGTATAGAGATGTTTATGGGAATGCGAAGATTGCAAAAACCAGTATGGTTGCTAGTATATAATGAGGAAGCTCATAATTTGAAAAAAGTAAAAAACAAACAGGATCTTTCTATCAGAATGATGCAATTTTTTGATTATTACTTAAAAGGAGAGCCTGCTCCTGTGTGGATGACAAAAGGTGTTCCTAGAGTACAAAAAGGAAAGGACTTAGGATATGGTTTAGAGAATACGAGATCATCAAGTACTATGCCCAGTCCCA
- a CDS encoding sterol desaturase family protein, whose protein sequence is METYAIALSYAIPGFIVLILVEYLISRWKRIPVNEGMDTISSISSGITNTLKSLIGLTVIILSYEWMVEHLALIEIKSTILIYILTFIGLDFIGYWSHRFNHTINVFWNRHIIHHSSEEFNLACALRQNVSAIVAIYFFLYIPLALVGIPANIVAFVAPIHFFAQFWYHTRLINKMGILEHIIVTPSHHRVHHAINDEYLDKNYSEIFIFWDKLFGTFQEELPDKPPIYGVKKPVNTWNPFFINFMHLWGIIKDAWRTQNWFDKIRIWFMPTGWRPEDVKEKYPIQLITNPYSRQKYKTESSLVLKLWSWFQLVTTVALMYYLLISVADLEFIQIVNYSIFLAVSIFAYTSLMDRHIISLFAECIKLAMGLYFILYYGSWFDIDTIFQGATFVVLGYIIISFLLSLYFQLIERNYNSHSIQQTA, encoded by the coding sequence ATGGAAACTTATGCTATCGCACTAAGCTATGCAATACCAGGCTTTATTGTACTCATTCTCGTTGAATATTTAATTAGTAGATGGAAAAGAATACCTGTTAACGAAGGCATGGATACAATTTCGAGTATTAGTTCTGGTATCACAAATACACTAAAAAGCTTGATTGGCCTTACTGTTATCATTTTAAGCTATGAATGGATGGTCGAACATCTGGCTTTAATAGAAATTAAGTCTACAATTTTGATATATATTTTAACTTTTATCGGGTTGGATTTTATTGGATATTGGTCACACCGTTTTAATCATACTATAAATGTATTCTGGAACCGGCATATCATACATCACAGTAGTGAAGAGTTTAATTTGGCATGTGCCTTACGGCAAAATGTATCTGCAATAGTTGCTATTTATTTTTTTCTTTATATCCCATTAGCATTAGTCGGGATTCCTGCAAATATTGTTGCATTTGTTGCTCCTATTCATTTCTTTGCTCAATTTTGGTACCATACCCGATTAATCAATAAAATGGGAATTTTAGAACATATTATTGTTACTCCCTCTCATCACAGAGTTCATCATGCAATTAACGACGAATATTTGGATAAAAACTATTCTGAAATATTCATTTTTTGGGATAAACTTTTTGGAACTTTTCAAGAAGAATTACCAGACAAACCACCGATTTATGGCGTAAAAAAACCTGTAAACACCTGGAATCCTTTCTTTATCAATTTCATGCACCTGTGGGGAATAATAAAAGATGCATGGAGAACCCAAAATTGGTTTGATAAAATCAGGATATGGTTTATGCCCACAGGATGGCGACCAGAGGATGTAAAAGAAAAATACCCCATACAGCTCATCACTAATCCTTACTCCAGACAGAAATACAAAACAGAAAGTTCATTGGTGTTAAAATTATGGTCCTGGTTTCAGCTTGTAACTACAGTAGCACTTATGTATTATCTATTGATTAGCGTTGCCGATCTAGAGTTTATTCAAATTGTAAACTACTCTATCTTTCTGGCGGTATCAATATTTGCTTATACCTCTCTAATGGACCGACATATAATTTCTTTGTTTGCAGAATGTATTAAGCTCGCAATGGGATTATATTTTATACTTTATTATGGTAGTTGGTTTGATATTGACACTATTTTTCAAGGGGCTACATTTGTAGTTTTAGGATATATAATTATATCTTTTTTACTATCCTTATATTTTCAATTAATAGAAAGGAACTACAATTCTCATTCTATTCAACAAACAGCATAA
- a CDS encoding G-D-S-L family lipolytic protein produces MDTQYKWLILLLIFGYISCESDDDTSTVGEEIVVTSGNADFSKFVSLGNSMTAGFTDGALFIAGQENSISNILAKQFTLAGGGEFKQPLMNDNIGGALVAGTPTLNPRFYFYSDPNPDPPNESGPRLLGTTPDDDTPEVPTTEITNIISGPFNNMGIPGAKSFHLSAAGYGNAAGLPNLANPYFVRIASSPTASVLGDAIAQNPTFFSLWIGNNDVLGYALSGGDGTDPITDETTFTQAYNALITTLTSGETKGVVFNIPDVTSLPHFTTVPYNPVPLDATKAGAVNQGYAMYNAGLLQAENLGGIDEAERKARTIKFVEGQNAVVIEDESLTNLTGSGLPNYRHATAKDLLVLPSSSFIGTTVGGNPLLINGVSVPLEDKWVLIPTEQQEITTATNTFNTIISTTVQQAGLAFVDVNMLLNQISENENGVPFDEFFLNDNLVFGGAFSLDGVHPTARGYAFLANKAMESINTTYGSNLPMVKAVDYPTFYSPLLK; encoded by the coding sequence ATGGATACTCAATATAAATGGTTAATACTCCTGTTGATTTTTGGATATATTTCTTGCGAATCAGATGATGATACCTCTACTGTAGGTGAAGAAATAGTAGTTACTTCAGGGAATGCAGATTTTTCAAAATTTGTTTCCTTAGGGAATTCTATGACTGCCGGGTTTACTGACGGGGCCCTGTTTATTGCTGGACAAGAAAACTCAATATCTAATATTTTGGCAAAACAATTTACTTTAGCAGGAGGAGGAGAATTTAAACAACCTTTAATGAACGATAATATCGGGGGAGCTCTTGTAGCAGGAACTCCTACTTTAAATCCTAGATTTTATTTTTATAGTGACCCTAATCCTGATCCGCCAAATGAATCGGGACCACGATTATTAGGAACCACACCAGATGATGATACTCCCGAGGTACCCACCACAGAAATAACAAATATAATATCAGGACCTTTTAATAATATGGGAATCCCTGGAGCCAAAAGCTTTCATTTATCTGCAGCTGGATATGGTAATGCAGCAGGACTACCAAATTTGGCTAATCCTTATTTTGTGAGAATTGCTTCTAGTCCTACAGCATCTGTACTTGGTGATGCTATAGCTCAGAATCCAACATTTTTCTCGTTGTGGATCGGTAATAACGATGTGCTGGGGTATGCTTTATCCGGAGGAGATGGTACAGACCCAATAACAGATGAAACTACATTTACACAGGCGTATAATGCGTTAATTACCACGCTAACTTCTGGTGAAACAAAAGGAGTAGTATTCAATATTCCTGATGTAACATCTTTACCTCATTTTACAACAGTACCATACAACCCTGTTCCTTTAGATGCGACAAAAGCGGGTGCGGTTAATCAAGGGTATGCAATGTATAATGCAGGTTTATTACAAGCAGAAAATCTTGGTGGCATTGATGAGGCAGAAAGAAAAGCTAGGACAATTAAATTTGTAGAAGGGCAAAATGCAGTTGTGATAGAAGATGAAAGTTTAACAAACCTAACTGGTTCTGGTTTGCCAAATTACAGACATGCTACTGCAAAAGATTTATTAGTACTACCAAGTTCTTCTTTTATAGGTACTACGGTTGGAGGGAATCCATTATTAATTAATGGAGTGTCAGTTCCTTTGGAAGACAAATGGGTATTGATACCAACCGAGCAACAAGAGATAACTACCGCAACTAATACATTTAATACGATAATAAGTACAACAGTCCAGCAAGCAGGTTTAGCTTTTGTAGATGTAAATATGCTTCTTAATCAAATTTCTGAAAACGAAAATGGAGTGCCATTTGATGAATTTTTCTTGAATGATAATTTAGTTTTTGGTGGCGCTTTTTCTTTAGATGGAGTGCATCCTACAGCTAGAGGTTATGCTTTTTTAGCAAATAAAGCAATGGAGTCTATAAATACTACATACGGTTCTAATTTACCTATGGTAAAAGCAGTGGATTACCCAACTTTTTATTCACCTTTGTTAAAATAG
- the atpD gene encoding F0F1 ATP synthase subunit beta — protein sequence MSKVTGKVSQIVGPVIDVEFAAGTELPKIYDSLEINKTDGSILVLEVQSHIGEDTVRTIAMDSSDGLSRGIEVVATGAPIQMPIGGDVYGRLFNVIGDAIDGLGDLPKSGKDGLSIHRQAPKFEDLSTSTEVLFTGIKVIDLIEPYAKGGKIGLFGGAGVGKTVLIQELINNIAKGHGGLSVFAGVGERTREGNDLLREMLESGIIKYGDDFMHSMENGGWDLSKVDKEVMKESKATFVFGQMNEPPGARARVALSGLTIAEYFRDGAGDGQGKDVLFFVDNIFRFTQAGSEVSALLGRMPSAVGYQPTLATEMGVMQERITSTKKGSITSVQAVYVPADDLTDPAPATTFAHLDATTVLSRKIAELGIYPAVDPLDSTSRILSADILGDEHYNCAQRVKELLQRYKELQDIIAILGMEELSEEDKLAVGRARRVQRFLSQPFHVAEQFTGIPGCLVDIKDTIKAFTMIMDGELDHLPEAAFNLKGTIEEAIEAGEKMLAEA from the coding sequence ATGTCTAAAGTTACAGGTAAAGTATCTCAAATTGTAGGTCCGGTTATCGATGTAGAATTCGCAGCTGGTACTGAATTACCAAAAATTTATGATTCGTTAGAAATTAACAAAACAGACGGTAGTATACTAGTGTTAGAGGTTCAGTCTCACATTGGTGAAGATACTGTGCGTACTATTGCAATGGATTCCAGTGATGGATTGAGCAGAGGAATTGAGGTAGTTGCAACTGGAGCTCCTATTCAAATGCCAATAGGTGGTGATGTATATGGACGTCTATTTAATGTAATTGGAGATGCGATTGATGGTCTTGGAGATCTTCCAAAATCAGGAAAAGATGGACTTTCGATTCACCGTCAAGCGCCTAAATTTGAAGATTTGTCAACTTCTACAGAAGTTTTATTTACTGGGATTAAAGTGATCGATCTTATTGAGCCTTATGCAAAAGGAGGTAAGATTGGGTTATTTGGTGGTGCCGGGGTAGGTAAAACAGTACTTATTCAGGAGTTGATTAATAATATTGCAAAAGGACATGGTGGTCTTTCTGTATTTGCAGGAGTAGGAGAAAGAACGCGTGAAGGGAATGACCTTCTTCGTGAAATGCTAGAATCTGGAATTATCAAATACGGAGATGATTTTATGCACTCTATGGAAAATGGAGGATGGGATCTTTCTAAAGTAGATAAAGAAGTAATGAAAGAATCTAAAGCTACTTTCGTATTCGGACAAATGAATGAGCCTCCAGGAGCGCGTGCACGTGTAGCACTATCTGGTCTTACAATAGCAGAATATTTCCGTGATGGAGCTGGAGATGGACAAGGGAAAGATGTACTTTTCTTCGTAGATAATATTTTCCGTTTTACACAAGCAGGTTCTGAGGTATCAGCACTTCTGGGACGTATGCCATCAGCGGTAGGATATCAACCTACATTAGCAACAGAGATGGGTGTGATGCAAGAGCGTATTACTTCAACAAAGAAAGGATCGATTACATCTGTACAGGCAGTTTATGTACCTGCAGATGACCTTACCGATCCTGCACCAGCAACAACATTTGCTCACTTAGATGCAACAACAGTATTATCTCGTAAAATTGCAGAGCTAGGTATTTATCCAGCGGTAGATCCATTAGATTCTACTTCAAGAATCCTTTCGGCAGATATTCTTGGTGATGAGCACTACAATTGTGCACAACGAGTAAAAGAGTTATTACAACGCTATAAAGAATTACAAGATATTATTGCCATCCTTGGTATGGAAGAACTATCTGAAGAAGATAAGCTGGCTGTAGGGCGTGCCCGTCGTGTACAACGTTTCTTATCTCAACCATTCCATGTAGCAGAACAATTTACTGGTATCCCAGGATGCTTAGTAGATATTAAAGATACCATTAAGGCATTTACAATGATTATGGATGGTGAGTTAGATCACCTACCAGAAGCTGCATTTAACCTTAAAGGAACAATCGAAGAAGCTATCGAAGCTGGTGAAAAAATGTTAGCAGAGGCATAA